From Panthera tigris isolate Pti1 chromosome D3, P.tigris_Pti1_mat1.1, whole genome shotgun sequence, one genomic window encodes:
- the RNF152 gene encoding E3 ubiquitin-protein ligase RNF152: METLSQDSLLECQICFNYYSPRRRPKLLDCKHTCCSVCLQQMRTSQKDVRCPWCRGITKLPPGFSVSQLPDDPEVLAVIAIPHASEHTPVFIKLPSNGCYMLPLPIAKERALLPGDMGCRLLPGSQQKSVTVVTIPAEQQPLQGGAPQEAAEEEPDRRGVVKSSTWSGVCTVILVACVLVFLLGIVLHNMSCISKRFTVISCG, from the coding sequence ATGGAGACGCTCTCCCAAGATTCCTTGCTGGAATGTCAGATCTGTTTCAATTACTACAGCCCCCGGCGAAGGCCCAAGTTGCTGGATTGCAAACACACCTGCTGCTCGGTGTGCCTCCAGCAGATGAGGACGAGCCAGAAGGACGTGAGGTGCCCCTGGTGCCGGGGCATCACCAAGCTGCCCCCGGGCTTCTCCGTGTCGCAGCTGCCCGACGACCCCGAGGTCCTCGCGGTCATCGCCATCCCGCACGCGTCCGAGCACACCCCGGTCTTCATCAAACTTCCCAGCAATGGGTGCTACATGCTGCCCCTGCCCATCGCCAAGGAGCGAGCGCTGCTGCCCGGAGACATGGGCTGCCGCCTGCTGCCCGGGAGCCAGCAGAAGTCCGTCACCGTGGTGACCATCCCGGCAGAACAGCAGCCCCTGCAAGGCGGGGCTCCCCAGGAGGCGGCGGAGGAGGAGCCGGACCGGCGGGGCGTGGTGAAAAGCTCCACCTGGTCCGGGGTGTGCACTGTGATCCTGGTGGCCTGCGTCCTCGTCTTCCTTCTGGGCATCGTGCTGCACAACATGTCTTGCATTTCTAAGCGCTTCACTGTGATATCCTGTGGCTGA